In Dehalococcoidales bacterium, one DNA window encodes the following:
- a CDS encoding PmeII family type II restriction endonuclease — MVSIKVEDVGNYVKKNIGLFHNGRLESLNGLKLNNVLKRKNPYLFKAKNILLAQELVKIIMDAYLSSQEETIFGNFLEELAIFVNEKVYQ, encoded by the coding sequence ATGGTCTCTATTAAAGTAGAAGACGTCGGTAATTACGTAAAAAAGAATATTGGCCTGTTTCATAACGGGAGACTTGAAAGTCTGAACGGCCTCAAACTAAATAATGTTCTTAAGAGAAAAAACCCTTATCTATTCAAGGCAAAGAATATACTGCTAGCTCAAGAATTAGTTAAAATCATTATGGATGCCTATTTATCTTCACAGGAAGAAACAATATTTGGTAATTTTTTAGAGGAACTGGCAATCTTTGTTAATGAAAAAGTGTATCAA